From one Triticum aestivum cultivar Chinese Spring chromosome 4B, IWGSC CS RefSeq v2.1, whole genome shotgun sequence genomic stretch:
- the LOC123089323 gene encoding uncharacterized protein yields the protein MDTPPAAAAANNVANPPAVAAANPPAPGAEAAYAANVNAWKCCMIFLVVGQTILALLLVALAANNVANSPAPGAADVALLILWLLSLAMSVVMLVLLCIEK from the exons ATGGACACTCCTCCGGCAGCGGCGGCCGCCAACAACGTGGCCAATCCACCGGCAGTGGCGGCGGCCAATCCTCCGGCGCCGGGAGCAGAG GCTGCTTATGCAGCGAATGTCAATGCCTGGAAGTGTTGCATGATATTTCTGGTCGTTGGGCAGACCATCCTGGCTCTTCTGCTGGTAGCTCTTGCAGCGAACAACGTGGCCAATTCTCCGGCGCCGGGAGCAGCG GACGTTGCGCTGCTGATACTTTGGCTCCTCTCTTTGGCGATGAGCGTTGTTATGCTCGTGCTGCTGTGCATCGAAAAGTAG